From the Budorcas taxicolor isolate Tak-1 chromosome 1, Takin1.1, whole genome shotgun sequence genome, one window contains:
- the BIVM gene encoding LOW QUALITY PROTEIN: basic immunoglobulin-like variable motif-containing protein (The sequence of the model RefSeq protein was modified relative to this genomic sequence to represent the inferred CDS: inserted 1 base in 1 codon; deleted 2 bases in 2 codons), with protein sequence MGAGNLPAITQEEVLRMWGFQPPFEDTRFGPFAAYGEVANSMLMRWCRQINDRFHVKGCAYVLYKPHGKNKTAGETASGDLLKLTHGLKDESLAYIYHCQNHYFCPTGFETTPVKVNKAFSRVPLIPQEAEYCILIGESSRKXPAIHCTKWADIITDLNTQNTEYLYIWHLERGLQYQKTKKVGGNLHCILAFQRLGWQRFGLWNFPFRTIRQESQPLTHAQGIAKSESEDSISKKQHRCLGQSFSASFHQDSTWKKMLSIHKRRNSGYYHGYSDYDGND encoded by the exons ATGGGAGCTGGGAATCTTCCAGCCATCACCCAAGAAGAAGTTTTACGTATGTGGGGCTTTCAACCTCCATTTGAGGATACTAGGTTCGGCCCCTTCGCTGCTTATGGGGAGGTT GCAAATTCGATGCTTATGAGGTGGTGTAGACAAATTAATGACCGCTTCCATGTAAAAGGATGTGCATATGTTCTATATAAGCCTCATGGGAAGAATAAAACAGCTGGAGAGACTGCTTCCGGGGACTTGTTGAAGTTAACTCATGGATTGAAAGATGAATCATTAGCTTACATCTATCATTGccaaaatcattatttttgtcCAACTGGCTTTGAAACAACCCCTGTTAAGGTGAATAAAGCATTTAGCAGGGTTCCCCTCATACCACAGGAAGCAGAATATTGTATCTTAATTGGAGAATCAAGCAGAA ATCCTGCTATTCACTGCACAAAATGGGCAGATATTATTACTGATCTAAACACtcaaaatacagaatatttatATATCTGGCACCTAGAGAGGGGGCTGCAgtatcaaaagacaaagaaggttGGAGGAAATTTGCATTGCATCCTAGCATTCCAGAGACTTGGCTGGCAAAGATTTGGCCTTTGGAACTTTCCATTTCGAACCATTAGACAGGAATCACAGCCTCTAACACATGCCCAGGGAATTGCCAAATCTGAGAGTGAAGACAGTATCTCcaagaagcagcacagatgcctgggCCAGTCTTTCAGTGCTAGTTTCCATCAGGACTCAACATggaaaaagatgctcagtatccaCAAGAGAAGGAACAGTGGTTAC TACCATGGTTACAGTGATTACGATGGGAATGATTGA